A region of Paenibacillus thiaminolyticus DNA encodes the following proteins:
- a CDS encoding nickel-dependent hydrogenase large subunit: MVKRIKINPLTRISGFMEMDVVVDGGRVTEARTKGLMFRGFEQMMVGRSPFDAIYLTQRICGICSTAHSVAASLALEDALGIIPTEQGRYLRDVIHGCEFLQNHIRHFYQYGLPDFVKLPDVNTIYAANHPDYRLPPQVNELLAAHYFDSLPVSRMAHELLAVFGGKAPHNHGIFAGGFTAPATADKIVTAKSLLRQIAAFVTGKMIPDVYTLANYYPDYFHIGVGHRNLMTYGVFTDYAELGTLYARPGIYRDGTFQAFDREKITEHLDHSWYRGPSSYRPFDTMPEPDIEKPDAYSWVKSPRYNDLPFEVGPLARLWITGEYRNGISTMDRIIARVLEVKKVIEVMEVLLDRIIPGTDVQEPWQVPESSRGAGLVDTTRGALGHWLKIQNKQLSFYQIITPSAWDFSASTSSSKGTAEQALIGTTIVNPNEPVELGRILRSFDPCMSCATHIHRPGYESKTFQVFG; encoded by the coding sequence ATGGTTAAAAGAATCAAGATCAATCCTTTGACGCGTATAAGCGGATTTATGGAGATGGATGTGGTCGTGGACGGCGGGCGGGTGACGGAAGCGAGAACGAAAGGACTTATGTTCAGAGGGTTCGAACAGATGATGGTGGGCCGAAGTCCATTCGATGCGATCTATTTGACGCAGCGGATTTGCGGCATATGTTCCACTGCGCATTCTGTCGCTGCTTCTTTGGCTTTGGAGGACGCGCTTGGCATTATTCCCACCGAGCAAGGCCGTTATTTGCGGGACGTCATCCACGGCTGCGAGTTTTTGCAAAATCATATCCGGCATTTTTACCAATACGGGCTTCCCGATTTCGTGAAGCTTCCGGATGTCAACACGATATATGCAGCCAACCATCCCGACTATCGCCTTCCCCCCCAAGTCAATGAGCTGCTGGCCGCTCATTATTTCGACTCCCTGCCTGTCAGCAGAATGGCTCATGAATTGTTGGCGGTATTTGGGGGCAAAGCCCCGCACAATCATGGTATTTTTGCCGGGGGATTTACGGCCCCCGCCACCGCAGACAAGATTGTCACAGCAAAATCGCTTTTACGGCAGATCGCTGCTTTCGTTACCGGCAAAATGATTCCGGATGTGTATACGTTGGCGAACTATTATCCGGATTATTTTCATATCGGTGTCGGACACCGTAATTTAATGACGTACGGCGTGTTCACTGATTATGCAGAGCTGGGCACGCTTTATGCAAGGCCGGGCATCTATCGGGACGGGACATTCCAGGCTTTTGACCGGGAAAAAATAACCGAACACCTTGATCATTCATGGTACCGGGGTCCAAGCTCCTACCGTCCCTTTGACACGATGCCGGAACCGGATATCGAGAAGCCGGACGCTTACTCATGGGTGAAATCGCCCCGCTATAACGATCTTCCTTTTGAGGTGGGGCCTCTGGCCAGGCTCTGGATAACCGGAGAGTATCGGAACGGCATCTCAACCATGGACCGCATCATTGCCCGTGTACTGGAAGTGAAGAAAGTCATCGAAGTGATGGAGGTACTATTGGATCGAATCATTCCCGGCACGGACGTGCAGGAACCGTGGCAGGTGCCTGAATCTTCCCGGGGCGCGGGTCTGGTCGATACGACGAGAGGGGCGCTTGGCCATTGGCTGAAAATTCAGAATAAACAGCTGTCTTTTTACCAAATCATTACCCCTTCGGCGTGGGATTTCTCTGCAAGCACCTCTAGTAGCAAAGGAACAGCCGAACAAGCGTTAATCGGAACAACGATCGTCAACCCCAACGAGCCGGTGGAATTAGGAAGAATTCTGAGATCGTTCGATCCGTGCATGTCCTGCGCAACCCATATTCATCGCCCCGGTTATGAATCAAAGACGTTTCAGGTGTTCGGATGA
- a CDS encoding hydrogenase small subunit, whose product MTEPIILPPEPLTNEAIATRLFEEAKQKLNSGEIKKPKLVWLELNGCSGNIISLLNGGNPSFEYMITSMVDLVYSNSLMIAAGEQALDKLMELVTSGEAFILAVEGAVSQRNNGMYQLVGSYEGKPLTGLQAAKMLGSRAAHVIAVGACAVDGGPSAAKPNLSRSVGLQSVLDRKVIKLPGCPCHPDWFLGTLSHLLMYGEPALDKRDRPLLFYSTLIHDRCPRLDYFNKGIFSKTLGEPYCLFKLGCRGPVTRVDCPTRRWNNSGNWPIGASTCIGCSQFGFPDQMAPFISYETAKE is encoded by the coding sequence TTGACAGAACCGATCATACTGCCGCCTGAACCGCTTACGAATGAGGCCATTGCTACACGGTTGTTCGAAGAGGCGAAACAAAAACTGAACAGCGGCGAAATCAAGAAGCCGAAGCTGGTGTGGCTTGAGCTAAACGGGTGTTCGGGGAACATTATTTCATTATTGAACGGGGGCAATCCCAGCTTCGAATATATGATCACATCCATGGTCGATCTCGTGTACAGCAACAGCTTGATGATTGCCGCGGGGGAGCAGGCCCTCGACAAGCTGATGGAGCTGGTAACATCGGGCGAAGCGTTTATTCTTGCAGTGGAAGGCGCGGTGTCGCAAAGGAACAATGGCATGTATCAGTTGGTTGGAAGCTACGAGGGCAAGCCGTTAACGGGACTGCAGGCTGCCAAGATGCTTGGCTCAAGGGCCGCACATGTCATTGCGGTAGGCGCCTGCGCCGTGGACGGCGGTCCTTCGGCAGCCAAGCCGAATCTCTCCCGCAGCGTTGGCTTGCAGAGCGTTCTTGATCGCAAGGTGATCAAGCTGCCGGGTTGTCCATGCCATCCCGACTGGTTCCTCGGAACGTTGTCCCACTTGCTGATGTATGGCGAACCGGCGCTGGATAAGAGAGATCGGCCGCTTCTCTTCTACAGCACCCTGATCCATGACCGTTGTCCGCGGCTGGATTACTTCAATAAAGGCATTTTCTCCAAGACGCTGGGAGAACCGTATTGCTTGTTCAAGCTGGGCTGCCGCGGTCCGGTAACCCGGGTCGATTGTCCGACAAGACGGTGGAATAACAGCGGTAATTGGCCTATCGGGGCAAGCACGTGCATCGGCTGCTCGCAGTTCGGATTTCCTGATCAAATGGCGCCGTTCATCTCGTACGAGACGGCAAAGGAGTAA
- a CDS encoding cytochrome b5 domain-containing protein, giving the protein MTNSQLVRQQIHAAFSEVQYLIRLLYVPQDAHMRSLTLNQLWNQIAHLQFLVQLAETVPVQPPQPMMQPQPPQMQTGLPSAPVQTLPAQHSAGTQQPQYQQTMNREQLAQYNGKNGWPAYVAVNGIVYDVTNNAAWSAATHFGLSAGRDWTREFASCHAAEQWILHTLPPVGRLMN; this is encoded by the coding sequence GTGACGAATAGCCAACTGGTCAGACAGCAAATTCATGCTGCCTTCTCGGAAGTGCAGTATTTAATTCGTTTATTGTATGTGCCGCAGGATGCACATATGAGAAGCCTAACGTTGAACCAGCTGTGGAATCAAATTGCCCACTTGCAGTTCCTGGTCCAATTGGCTGAGACTGTCCCCGTACAGCCTCCGCAGCCAATGATGCAGCCGCAGCCGCCTCAGATGCAGACGGGGCTTCCCTCTGCCCCTGTTCAGACACTCCCCGCACAGCACTCGGCCGGAACTCAGCAGCCGCAATACCAACAGACGATGAACCGCGAACAATTAGCCCAGTATAACGGAAAAAACGGCTGGCCCGCTTATGTGGCCGTGAACGGGATCGTATACGATGTCACGAATAACGCAGCCTGGTCCGCCGCAACACATTTCGGGCTCTCTGCAGGGCGGGATTGGACGCGGGAATTTGCTTCGTGCCATGCGGCGGAGCAGTGGATTCTCCATACATTACCCCCGGTTGGGAGGTTGATGAATTGA
- the hypE gene encoding hydrogenase expression/formation protein HypE encodes MKRIMLSHGDGGQLTQDLIEQVFQMLLQDAVLHEQNDAALLPARSGHMAVSTDSFVIQPLEFPGGDIGKLAVAGTVNDLAVSGSVPAYLTAGFILEEGLELAVLRRVVQSLANTAMQAGVRIIAGDTKVIERGNCGGMMINTTGIGFVEVPGRIGLRNIQPGDRVVINGGIAEHAVAILAERAGLEFASDFRSDCRPLNLVIDQLLGRFHTVRFMRDPTRGGVATSLTEIARSTGLDIVMDEEHIPIQPEVQGALEMMGMDPLYMANEGKVLLFVSEEESAGLVRCLRAIPGNEMAAEIGTVRAGRGRLLLRTAIGGTRELGMMTGTPLPRIC; translated from the coding sequence TTGAAAAGAATTATGCTCTCTCATGGCGACGGAGGACAATTGACGCAGGATTTGATTGAGCAGGTCTTTCAGATGTTGCTGCAGGATGCCGTCTTGCATGAGCAGAACGATGCTGCATTACTCCCCGCCCGATCCGGACATATGGCGGTAAGCACGGACAGCTTTGTCATTCAACCGCTTGAGTTCCCGGGAGGGGACATCGGCAAGCTGGCTGTCGCCGGAACCGTGAATGACCTTGCCGTCAGCGGCTCCGTTCCGGCGTACCTTACGGCCGGCTTTATTTTGGAGGAGGGCCTGGAGCTTGCTGTATTGAGGCGGGTTGTTCAGTCTTTGGCAAATACCGCAATGCAAGCGGGAGTTCGCATTATAGCAGGCGACACGAAAGTCATCGAGCGCGGGAATTGCGGCGGAATGATGATTAACACGACCGGAATCGGATTTGTGGAAGTACCGGGAAGAATAGGGCTTCGGAATATTCAGCCCGGAGACCGGGTCGTTATTAACGGCGGCATTGCCGAGCATGCGGTCGCTATTCTGGCGGAACGCGCGGGTTTGGAGTTTGCTTCCGACTTCCGCAGCGACTGCCGCCCTCTTAATCTTGTCATTGATCAGCTTCTGGGGCGGTTCCATACTGTACGGTTCATGAGAGACCCGACGCGCGGCGGAGTGGCAACCTCGCTTACAGAAATCGCGCGCAGCACCGGCCTCGACATTGTCATGGACGAGGAACACATTCCGATTCAGCCGGAGGTGCAGGGCGCATTGGAGATGATGGGGATGGATCCGCTGTACATGGCCAATGAAGGGAAAGTATTGCTGTTCGTCTCCGAGGAAGAGTCGGCCGGGCTTGTCCGCTGCTTAAGAGCGATTCCCGGGAACGAAATGGCCGCTGAAATCGGAACCGTCCGCGCGGGGCGCGGAAGGCTGCTGCTCCGAACGGCCATTGGCGGAACACGCGAACTTGGTATGATGACTGGAACCCCTTTGCCTCGAATATGTTAA
- the hypD gene encoding hydrogenase formation protein HypD, whose amino-acid sequence MNLMAYRDRAAFQRLLQLIEPQLARARERTGRKIRFMEVCGTHSVAFSRSGVRDLLSPYVELVSGPGCPVCVTDQSDINQMIAYAGLKDVIVVTFGDMMKVPGSRSNLEREKSNGADVRVVKSASHAVDIARRHPSSKIVFLGVGFETTAPGIALSLKKAKEDRLQNFFVYSAHKLTPPALDVLLADHAHRLDGFVLPGHVSVIIGRKGWVHLEQQNVPAVIGGFDAMDLLLAIGALTREMSRTRRHVRNLYPRVVQEEGNLTAQRILTECFETASPVWRGFGPMEHSGLRIHPDYADLDAACRIQTDKPVTAVIKGCRCGEVVKGKETPLHCKLFAKACTPASPLGPCMVSSEGACSTYFQYERNKETVQI is encoded by the coding sequence ATGAATCTTATGGCTTATCGAGACCGCGCTGCATTTCAGCGGCTGCTGCAGCTTATCGAACCTCAACTTGCCCGCGCGCGAGAAAGGACGGGGCGAAAAATCCGGTTCATGGAAGTATGCGGAACCCATTCGGTGGCCTTCAGCCGATCAGGAGTCAGGGATCTTCTGTCCCCGTATGTCGAACTCGTCAGCGGCCCTGGCTGTCCGGTCTGTGTGACGGACCAGAGCGACATTAATCAAATGATTGCTTATGCCGGGTTGAAGGATGTGATCGTGGTTACCTTCGGAGATATGATGAAGGTTCCGGGTTCCCGTTCCAATCTGGAGCGGGAGAAATCGAACGGCGCGGATGTTCGGGTGGTGAAGTCCGCTTCCCATGCGGTTGATATCGCCAGGCGGCATCCTTCCTCCAAGATCGTGTTTTTGGGCGTAGGCTTCGAGACGACGGCGCCCGGCATTGCCTTAAGCCTAAAAAAAGCAAAGGAGGATCGGCTTCAAAACTTTTTCGTCTATTCGGCGCATAAGCTGACTCCGCCTGCACTGGATGTCTTGCTTGCGGATCATGCGCATCGGCTCGACGGGTTCGTCTTGCCTGGGCATGTGTCCGTCATTATCGGGCGAAAGGGTTGGGTTCATCTGGAACAACAGAATGTTCCGGCCGTGATAGGCGGGTTTGATGCCATGGATTTGCTGCTTGCGATCGGAGCGCTGACGAGAGAGATGAGCCGAACGAGGCGTCATGTCCGTAATCTTTATCCTCGCGTCGTACAAGAGGAAGGGAATCTTACGGCACAGCGCATTCTGACCGAATGCTTCGAGACAGCCTCTCCCGTGTGGAGGGGATTCGGCCCGATGGAGCACAGCGGATTGCGTATTCACCCGGATTATGCGGATTTGGACGCCGCATGCCGGATTCAGACCGACAAGCCTGTCACGGCCGTTATCAAGGGTTGCCGCTGCGGAGAAGTCGTAAAAGGAAAAGAAACTCCCCTCCATTGCAAGCTTTTCGCCAAGGCCTGCACACCGGCTAGCCCGCTTGGTCCATGCATGGTCTCATCGGAGGGAGCTTGCTCCACCTATTTTCAATACGAACGGAATAAAGAAACGGTACAAATATGA
- a CDS encoding HypC/HybG/HupF family hydrogenase formation chaperone, which yields MCLSVPAQVLEVYPKDWEAKVDYLGARFMVGIRLLEQVNPGEYVLVHAGEAIQIVDEEKALDGLALWKEMLAEP from the coding sequence ATGTGCCTATCGGTGCCAGCGCAAGTGCTGGAAGTATATCCGAAGGATTGGGAGGCCAAAGTGGATTACCTTGGCGCGAGATTTATGGTAGGCATCCGGCTGCTGGAGCAAGTGAACCCGGGCGAATATGTACTGGTTCACGCGGGCGAGGCGATTCAAATCGTGGATGAGGAGAAGGCGCTCGATGGACTCGCTCTGTGGAAGGAGATGCTGGCAGAACCATGA
- the hypB gene encoding hydrogenase nickel incorporation protein HypB has protein sequence MAARVSLHQDVLRGNREWAERNRSACKSHRTFVVNLMSSPGAGKTSLLESVIPSLQTQLRVAVIEGDVCTTLDAERIARLGVRTAQINTLGACHLDARMINDVIAQLPLAQIDLLLVENVGNLVCPADFDLGEDCRITVISTTEGADKAEKYPSAFRNAHAVLLNKIDLLPYLAFDIKRIQHAVSALNPAAPVFPVSAITGEGLTAWTDWLLRQAKDR, from the coding sequence ATGGCGGCTCGTGTATCGCTGCATCAGGACGTGCTGCGAGGGAACCGGGAATGGGCGGAGCGCAACCGTTCAGCCTGCAAGTCACATCGAACTTTTGTCGTGAACCTGATGAGTTCCCCCGGCGCCGGGAAGACGAGTTTGTTGGAGAGCGTCATTCCTTCATTGCAAACACAGCTTCGGGTGGCCGTTATTGAAGGTGATGTTTGCACGACGCTGGATGCGGAGCGCATTGCGCGGCTGGGTGTCAGAACTGCACAGATCAATACGCTCGGGGCGTGCCACCTGGACGCCAGGATGATTAACGATGTCATTGCGCAATTGCCGCTAGCTCAGATCGATTTGTTGCTGGTTGAAAATGTAGGCAATCTGGTTTGCCCCGCAGATTTTGATCTTGGGGAGGATTGCAGGATCACGGTGATCAGTACGACGGAAGGAGCGGATAAAGCAGAAAAATACCCTTCCGCATTTCGCAACGCGCATGCCGTTCTGTTGAACAAAATCGATCTGCTTCCGTACCTTGCTTTCGATATCAAGCGAATTCAGCATGCGGTGTCCGCTTTGAATCCGGCGGCTCCCGTATTTCCAGTGTCAGCCATAACCGGGGAGGGACTGACGGCATGGACCGATTGGCTGCTGCGGCAAGCGAAGGACCGGTGA
- a CDS encoding hydrogenase maturation nickel metallochaperone HypA, translating to MHEASLVHEVLVIAKEAAEAEGLSKITSIELIIGEHLCIMPDALEFAFRYMTSGPLLEKAELRWEIGAGRELQVTYIEGE from the coding sequence ATGCATGAGGCAAGTCTTGTCCACGAGGTGTTAGTCATCGCCAAGGAGGCGGCTGAAGCCGAGGGCTTATCCAAAATAACGTCGATCGAACTGATTATCGGCGAACATTTATGTATTATGCCGGATGCGCTGGAATTCGCATTCCGCTATATGACGTCAGGACCGCTCTTGGAGAAAGCGGAGTTACGTTGGGAGATCGGGGCCGGAAGGGAGTTGCAAGTTACTTATATTGAAGGAGAGTAG
- a CDS encoding proline--tRNA ligase: MRQTQLLSPTLRQAPADAEAASHQMLVRAGYIRPLASGVYSYLPLGWRVMRQLEHIIREEMERAGAQELHLPALLPAELWKQSGRYSVYGPELIRLQDRHGREFALGPTHEEAITALIRDEVKSYKRMPLTVYQIQTKYRDERRPRFGLLRGREFLMKDAYSFDIDAEGLDASYRAMFSAYHRIMRRLGLRYRAIEADAGAIGGDGATHEFTVLADVGEDTVVSCTACDYAANLERAESGGAARNGADSEQGAGQDGNRPAPVRFPTPGMRTIEELASGLKLDPSALIKTLIYTADGAPIAVLVRGDHEVNEVKVKNCLGADAVELADEETVSAVTGAPTGFAGPIGLRADVRLLVDRDAAAMSEGIAGGNAADVHVKHVVPGRDIPLDMVGDYRNVIEGEACPHCGEGQLQFHRGIEAGHVFKLGTKYSAALGATVLDPNGREQPLLMGCYGIGVSRLLAAIVEQHHDERGIIWPLAIAPFQVHLIPVAWKDAAQRQAAERLYEQLQQAGLSVLLDDRDERIGVKLADADLLGTPLRIVIGRSIAEGMVEWKERASAEAETVPVGQCADKVQDWAERPDSSHEQIVER, encoded by the coding sequence ATGCGTCAAACTCAATTATTGTCTCCAACACTGCGGCAGGCTCCGGCAGATGCCGAGGCGGCAAGCCACCAGATGCTCGTGCGGGCAGGATACATCCGGCCGCTGGCGTCGGGCGTCTATTCTTACCTGCCCCTTGGTTGGAGAGTGATGCGCCAGTTGGAGCACATCATTCGGGAAGAAATGGAGCGGGCCGGAGCCCAGGAGCTTCATCTCCCTGCGCTGCTCCCTGCCGAGCTGTGGAAGCAATCGGGACGGTACAGCGTGTACGGACCTGAGCTGATCCGCCTGCAGGATCGCCATGGGCGGGAATTCGCGCTGGGCCCGACGCATGAAGAAGCCATTACGGCGCTTATCCGGGACGAAGTGAAGTCCTACAAGCGCATGCCGCTTACGGTGTATCAGATTCAGACCAAATACCGCGATGAGCGGCGTCCGCGCTTCGGCCTGCTGCGCGGGCGCGAGTTCCTGATGAAGGATGCCTATTCGTTCGATATCGATGCGGAAGGACTGGACGCCAGCTATCGCGCCATGTTCAGTGCCTATCATCGCATTATGCGGCGATTGGGTCTGCGCTATCGCGCCATCGAGGCGGATGCGGGGGCTATCGGCGGGGATGGGGCCACGCATGAGTTCACGGTGCTGGCCGATGTCGGCGAAGACACGGTCGTATCCTGTACGGCATGCGATTATGCGGCCAATCTGGAGCGGGCGGAGAGCGGGGGCGCCGCAAGGAATGGAGCTGACAGCGAGCAAGGAGCCGGCCAGGACGGGAATCGTCCTGCGCCGGTACGCTTCCCTACACCGGGGATGCGGACGATCGAGGAGTTGGCCTCCGGTCTGAAGCTGGACCCGTCTGCATTGATTAAGACGCTTATCTATACGGCGGACGGCGCACCGATCGCTGTGCTCGTCCGTGGTGACCATGAAGTGAACGAGGTCAAGGTGAAGAACTGCCTTGGCGCGGACGCGGTTGAATTGGCGGACGAGGAGACGGTCTCCGCCGTGACGGGCGCGCCGACAGGCTTCGCCGGCCCGATCGGGCTTCGGGCGGATGTGCGGCTGCTCGTCGACCGGGATGCCGCCGCGATGAGCGAAGGCATTGCGGGTGGCAATGCCGCGGACGTTCACGTGAAGCATGTCGTTCCAGGCAGGGATATCCCGCTCGATATGGTCGGTGATTACCGCAACGTCATCGAAGGCGAAGCCTGTCCGCATTGCGGGGAGGGCCAGCTGCAGTTCCATCGCGGCATCGAGGCCGGTCACGTGTTCAAGCTCGGCACGAAGTACAGTGCCGCGCTCGGCGCCACAGTGCTCGACCCGAACGGCCGCGAGCAGCCGCTGCTCATGGGCTGCTACGGCATCGGGGTATCGCGCCTGCTGGCGGCGATCGTCGAGCAGCACCACGATGAGCGCGGCATCATCTGGCCGCTGGCCATTGCGCCGTTCCAGGTCCACCTTATTCCGGTGGCGTGGAAGGATGCGGCGCAGCGGCAGGCCGCGGAGAGGCTGTACGAGCAGCTGCAGCAGGCCGGCCTCTCCGTACTGCTCGATGACCGTGATGAACGGATAGGCGTGAAGCTGGCCGATGCGGATCTGCTCGGCACGCCGCTCCGCATCGTCATTGGCAGATCGATTGCCGAAGGCATGGTGGAGTGGAAGGAACGGGCGAGCGCAGAAGCCGAGACGGTTCCGGTTGGTCAGTGCGCGGACAAAGTACAGGATTGGGCGGAACGGCCGGATTCATCTCATGAGCAGATCGTGGAAAGATAG
- a CDS encoding MFS transporter — translation MSASAHGMPGTAGKDRAWMMTAICLSAFLSHFTAGVVNVSLPRFITVFQSDIGTVQWMTTGYLLAITSLLPLMGRLGDRWGHRRIHNWGIALFTISSVLVALSPNLAVLLVMRIVQATGAAMFQATNMAIITFHMPGAHRGRALGFVSTAVALGGMAGPVAGSFTAAWLSWQWAFLIHVPVAVLATGLAVRFIPADQKKEKRNSSLDLVGAILFMGGVGTGIYAIVDGGALGWGSPSMLMLYVVLLIVWPLSWLWQSRQEEPFLPLAAFRIPAVACGLLISCASFLLANIALVLMPFYISETTAVSAADIGYVMLAYPLLLAVIGPIAGHLSDRIGSRRLMCLGLCAMASGFMLFSGSFGELPLWGIICTMALIGAGMGLIASPNNSFIMSYAMKGDAGSIGSMIALTRNVGLVLGAALGLGLMDDGDPAKPLEAYLNIFGLGAWIGAASLLPLGYSWYAGRRMMKRRHGVSAEK, via the coding sequence TTGAGTGCTTCCGCACACGGCATGCCCGGAACAGCTGGCAAGGATCGGGCGTGGATGATGACGGCCATTTGCCTCAGCGCTTTTCTGTCTCATTTTACCGCCGGGGTCGTCAACGTATCGCTTCCCCGGTTCATTACCGTGTTCCAGTCGGATATCGGGACCGTGCAATGGATGACGACGGGGTATCTGCTCGCCATTACCTCGCTTCTTCCCTTGATGGGCAGGTTAGGCGACCGTTGGGGGCATCGCCGCATTCATAACTGGGGCATTGCCTTGTTCACGATCAGCTCTGTCTTGGTGGCGCTCTCGCCGAACCTCGCCGTCCTCCTCGTGATGCGCATTGTGCAAGCGACAGGTGCGGCGATGTTCCAGGCGACGAATATGGCGATCATCACGTTCCATATGCCGGGAGCGCACAGAGGGCGGGCTCTCGGGTTCGTAAGCACCGCGGTTGCCCTGGGCGGCATGGCGGGACCAGTGGCCGGCAGCTTCACCGCGGCCTGGCTGAGCTGGCAGTGGGCGTTCCTGATTCATGTGCCTGTTGCGGTATTGGCCACCGGGCTGGCGGTACGCTTTATTCCTGCGGACCAGAAGAAGGAGAAGAGGAACTCCTCATTGGACCTCGTCGGGGCCATCCTGTTCATGGGCGGCGTCGGTACTGGAATCTACGCCATTGTGGACGGAGGCGCCTTAGGGTGGGGCTCCCCGAGCATGCTCATGCTCTACGTTGTATTGCTGATCGTCTGGCCGTTGAGCTGGCTGTGGCAGTCCCGGCAAGAAGAGCCTTTTCTTCCGCTCGCGGCCTTCCGCATTCCAGCCGTGGCCTGCGGCCTGCTTATCAGCTGCGCATCGTTCCTGCTGGCCAATATTGCGCTGGTCCTTATGCCGTTCTATATCTCCGAGACAACGGCAGTGTCCGCGGCGGATATCGGCTATGTCATGCTGGCGTATCCGCTCCTCCTGGCCGTTATCGGTCCGATCGCGGGGCACCTCTCGGATCGGATAGGCTCGCGGCGCTTGATGTGCCTTGGGCTGTGTGCCATGGCAAGCGGGTTCATGCTGTTCTCCGGGTCATTCGGGGAGCTGCCGCTGTGGGGGATCATTTGCACGATGGCTCTGATCGGTGCAGGGATGGGATTGATCGCCTCGCCGAACAACAGCTTTATTATGAGTTATGCCATGAAGGGCGACGCGGGCTCGATCGGCAGCATGATCGCTTTGACGCGTAATGTGGGCTTGGTGCTAGGCGCCGCGCTGGGATTGGGGCTGATGGACGACGGCGATCCCGCCAAGCCGCTCGAGGCTTACCTGAACATCTTCGGTCTCGGCGCTTGGATCGGCGCTGCCAGCCTGCTGCCGCTCGGATATAGCTGGTACGCGGGAAGAAGGATGATGAAGAGGCGGCATGGCGTCAGTGCAGAGAAGTGA